In Fragaria vesca subsp. vesca linkage group LG5, FraVesHawaii_1.0, whole genome shotgun sequence, the genomic stretch AGAAAGACTTTGAATGCTAGTTTAGGCATCTCACTATTATTTACGTGTGAGGATCATCTTTAATTCTCGAATAATGGTTTGGGTGTGTTAAAAGGTTAGAGTCATACGTGGCTCTTTGACATTTCAACTCTTCCTACATGGAATGGGTTGAAAAGTCAAGTTTCGTTGTTAAACCAAATTATGACATCAACACAATGGCATCATGCATCCTTTCCTCCTTGGATACTGAACGGCCTATCTGTTACGCATCCCTGATGCAAGTCAGGAGAGATTTTCTGAAATTTGCTCTTGCTTGGACCATCGATGTGGAGGACGACGAGGATGGCAGCGTCAGTGACCAGACTGAAGTTCATTGGTCCAAATTCATACTCAGCATCCAAGTAGAAGAAGACACTACCTTCCACGCTGAAATCTTGTCTTCTGGAACCTGTTATGGTGGCAATACCCTCTTGATCAATTGCACCGCTGGATAGGATTGTAAGCACATTAATTCCCTTCATCACTTTTCAAGTCTTATATTCGCTCATTCAAAATTTGGTAAACTTAAAATCAACATTGTGCTAATCAAATTTCTAAATGTTACTAATTCGGCTATGTTTTTGTAGGATTCATTTGTGTATAGGTACTAGAGAATGATGCATGTGTGTGTATCTTGTTACTGCTTTCTCTAAGCTCGGATATATCTTATTATTGCATCCAGTTCCGGTTGTGTTCAGTCTCGAACAAGGCCTCTCAAACAGTTATGCTTGTTCAGTCACGTCATTAGCCAAATGCATTGCTCTCCACCCATCAGCTACCATGACTTCCCAAAAATTGTGATATGGAAAATGTCATTTAAGCATCTTGCCTTGTGGAACTAGGGGTCATAACAAAAAAATTAAATTTTTTTTTATCGCCACTCGTGTATATTGCAGATACTGAAACCCATACAACAATTTGAGCGAGAGAAGAAATGAACAACAGGACGATGTCGTTTTTAGGTTTGAGCAAGGATTCTTGAGCAAGAGAAGAAATGAACAATGGAACCATGTCGTTTTTTTTATTATGATAAACACTGTCGATGGAGAGCGACGAGTGGTGGTTTGGTGATAAAGCTGTACCAGCGACGACGGGATGTAAGAGAAGTGGTGGTGGCGGGTCAGGCGGGGTTTGAGAGAGAGAAAGAGGTGGTGATCTGAAATGGATTTGATATTTGAGAGAGAGAGAGAGAGAGAGAGAGAGAGAGAGAGNNAGNNNNGAGAGAGAGAGAGAGGATGACAATGTACGTAATTTTGTTTTAAGTTTGGGGACAGTTTAGGAATAATTGCTGATGATGGACTTTTTTTTATCACGGTGAAACAATTAGTGACAGTTTTATCATTTCCTTTCATTTTGCTATGCCGGAAACAGGAAAGAGCTTTTATGATGCTTACATTTTGTAAACCAAACGCTTAACTCAAAAGACCACCGCCGGCAGCTGCAGTCTAAATTTGATACGCGTTGATGATTTTACCTACGTGGTAATTCTGTTCGTAAGCCCAATATCAATTAATTTTAAGTATAACAATTCTAGAAATTGGGACCAAAAATGAGGGAGAGTAACACAAGGAACAAGAAGAGTGGATTTGATACAGCTGTGGGTCAAAATGACGCTACATTTACCAATTACAACTAGTAACAAGCTATTAGTAGACAGATATTTGATTTAACCGCAGGTCTGTGTCATAACTCACAAGTAAAAATATTGCATGCTGCAGCTTAATGTTACGAGAGAAAGTTCAACTTTGTCGCTTCTTTGCAACGGACTGCTCCACAAGATACCTATATCAGGATAAGCCAAGACCATATTGTTTGAGAGGGGCACATACAAAGAAACGAAAACGAAAATAATCTAAAGATGCATGGCGTTCTTGTTGTGTAGTGACGTGAAATCAATAAATTTACGGCAGAGTACTGTAAAAGATGTGTAAAGGAACCAAGCCTGGCAATCAGCAAGTTTAATCAATCCACTCGTATGCACATCTTTCATGAAAGTATTTAATAGCCCAAGCGCCACATACACTTCAATGCATAATCAAATGTGTCTGAGAGCTCAATTGCCAATCACACTCCTGGCTCTATACGACCAGTGCAAAACCTTCTCGTAAATACAAAGAAGATTGAATATTTATTTGCAGGTCTAGATATATTTCAAGCATATAGAAGTTTAATTGATATGCAATGCAAATTACACATAATGAGAGAAGGTAATGCAAAAAAGACATCTTCCAGTACAACTCCGCATATGAGAGATTGATAACCGGTGTAGTTAAGAAAGGAATATAATGCAATTATAATACAGCTAATCGCATGAAGAAACAAGTCATTTGAACAAAAGCATTTAGTAAGGTAATGATTACATACTTGCCAGTGTAAAAACCTGCGGAATACCATGCATTCAGTACCGCACTGATATCTGTCTCTGAGCTAGTAGTTTCAGCCATTTCCGCTACATCTTTCTCCTCCTTTTTTCTCTTGGTTTTGTTTTTTTTTGGGGGGGGTTGGGGGGGTTGGTAGGGGAGAAAAGCAAGATTTATATCACCAGCACAAACAATGTTCAGGCATGGAAAGTAAAGGACCAGAACATGACAAGAAACAAGATGTCTGGATAAGATGAGAGCAATCACAATGTATATGTCATTGATTTTAGATCATGATCAATAAGTGAAAAGCCTTTAATATATAGTTATGTGTGTATTAAACTATTAACAGCAGAAAGTAAAAACATTAGCAACATGGTTAAGCTATACAAGGGAAGTGAAAACAGATTTAACAAAGAACATGGATCAAGTTGTGCTGATCAACCAAAGAACATATGCTGTATAATATACCTAGTTCAGTAGAAATTCTTACCTTCAGTTATACTAGAATCACCAGTAACTTTTATTTTCATGGATGATAGTGCTCTTTCTGCAGTCCCCATTGCTGTCTTGACAATTTTTCCATCTTCAAGAGATAACGGTTTCCCATTACTTGTTGCCAAACAACCTTCCGTACAAGTTATACCAGCACATGTCCAATCCGATGAACAAGCAGGACATGCAGTGCATGAAGTCGTCAAGCACGGACACATGTACGGGCAACATGAACCCACAACAGCAGGATTAGAAGGTTGGCTAGCAGGGACTACATTTTGTTCATAACTAGAAACAGTACCCCACTGTACACCAGACCCTGAACCTTCGCCAGAGTACTGGTAATTCCCACCCCCAAATTGATGAAGTTGCTCTAGAATCTTCTGTCTTTTCTCCTCAATTTCATAATATTCGTTGAGTAACTTTGTATAATCTTCTCCACCTTGTGAATATGAATAGTTGTTTTGCATGTGCTTATAATCTTGTGAATTTGGGTCGGGTAAATCTGAAAGATTACTGGTCTCTACCATTTCTTTAGTAGTCTTCTGCATATCCTTTGTCAGGTCGTCTATATCCCCTTGTATTCTAAAAGCACAAGAAGAGGTAGCAAAATTAGCATGTTATATATTCAAAGTTTTCAAGCAATTTCAACATCATAACCTTTAATGACTATTATTTGACACTTTGAGGTTTGCAAGCCTTTTCAGAGATAATTTTTAGCCAATTTCAGCCATTCATAACCAGTGGACCCTATCGTATATATTAACCATATATAATTATGTTCAGTATACAGTTGTCTTTGAATGACATGCTAAAAGAGCTGAGTTTGAGCATTCTATAGTCTTTTATACCTGCAGCTAATAAAAGAGCGCTCTTACATTCACTTCGTATAGCCCTACCCTAGATCGTGAGAAAGGTTATTAAAAATCTTACTGTAACTGCTTTAGATTTAGAGACATAATACCAACAAAAGTAAAAGTACATTATATATAAATAATTATAAAAATAAATAAATAAATAAAAATAAGCTACTCCAGGAATTCAAAGAAATGAGGCAAGTAAGCCTTGAGAAACAATTAACCTCATCTGAATGTGGCACTTTAAATGCTTAGACCTACATGGTGAAGCCTTCAACCTTTCCCTAGCTTGCGAAGTTTTTTGCTCAGTTCAGATTTTTCAAGATAAAATAAGCCGTCTTAAACTTCTGACGACACAGATGTAAGAATCATAGTACCAATGCATGGATGGACTCAAACGATGGGAGTAGAGATGAAAGGAGGTTTTGATAGCTGTCAAGCTCGGCTTATGTAGAAGTTGATCTTTTTATGCTTCATGAATCCTAAGCTACAATGAAAACTTCAGGTTCTTCATCTAGAAAGAAAGAATCCCACCGACATTAATTCAACCTAAGATACATGTTGGGAATTGGATCATCAACTATAATTCAAGTTGCTCGGATCTGTTTGGATTTATGTCTGAGACCGCCACTCATTACTCCATCACTAAATGGTTAGAAATAAAAGGATTGTAAAAACTCTACTTCGTAAACAGGAAGCAAATCAGTCTCTGTTCTTCTCTCTTCTCCTTAACAAATAGTCCCGCTGATCCGCAAAAGATCACTTTCCTTCACTAACAATAGGTCACTTCAAACTCATCACACTCAGAGTCAATATTTTGATCATTCAGTTAGACAGTTAGTATAGGAGCCAATATTGTTAGTTTTTCAATTTTTGTCTGGGCCAAATCAGAGGAAAGGATAAAGGTGACCAGGGTTCCATTGTCAGCCAAGAAGAATAGCCAGTCAAGACTGATGGAACAACAAGATTCACAAATAACCACTGCGTTTTTTTCTTAACAAATTACTAGCAGTTCCAGATGCCAATAAAATGATTGTGGAGGTTTCCTATAACGAATAAGGATCGAAAATGTATAGTCTAAGGCAACTGTTGAGCTTGTTGTACCAGGTTTATATCCATATCAACTTCTTGAAGAAGGGGATAGTCTGGAGTAGTTAAAAAAGGAGAGGGGAGATCTTATCTGTTTTTTTATGTAGATTCTAAATTTTTCTACACCTTTTCGATACCCAGCCGCTGGAATCGTTTGTGATGAAGTGACAGCTCTAGGTGAAAATCCAAGCAAATCCTAGCAACTAAATTTCTATTAGAGGATCCAAGTCCTAATTGTTGCATGAGGTTGGTATTTGGGTGAGAAAAGTTAACCCGATGAACCAGGGAGCACACATAGAAACATGAACCGTAAAAACCTCTACATTCTAGGCTTCTATGATCGAGCTTGTTAGCCCCGAAGTTGCAATCACACTAATCTTATCAGTATCTTCCATCTCCCGATTACTTACACAACCTAGAAAGCACAATCCTCAATACCTAAATCAACAAACCAAGTCTACAGACACAAAAGTTCTCTAAAACACTAACACAAGTCCACAGAAATACCCAAAACAAAAGGTACAAGAACAACTGTCTAAGAATACTACATATACATAAAAGGGTCATCAAAATTCCAAGTCAGAAGCTCACCTTTTCGCCTCCTCGCTTTCGTCAGCCGCAGCAATGACTTGTTCTCCAGGACTGCTCACAAGTGTCTCTTCCATGGTTGAACCTTGACTGGGTTTCTTGCTATGCATTTTCTGCAAAATTGGGGTTCACAAAACCAATCTCTCAATAACAAAAGTAACATGGGCACAAACAGATGCTGCCCTGCTCAAAATTGAAAGGGACTAAAGAGAGGGAAAGAAGGAAGCTTTACCTTGTAGGTAGTCATGGCGTTGTCGAAAGCATTGATGAGAGCCGAATCGTCCCACAAGTCTCCTTCTTTCTTCCCCATTTTTCTCTTTTCACTCTCTAAACCCCTCTTTTTCTAAACCCTCTCCCTTTTCTTTTCTTTTCTTCTCTTCTGTCAAATTCACTGAATTATATTAGCATTTGGTTTACAGAGTTAAGAGAATGGACAGAAATAACCCTAGAACATCATTGTCTTTGTCTTTCATAGCGTAGCACTAGGGTCTAACCTGTCAAACTAGATTTAGTCAAAACCTTTATACATTCTTCGTCTTGAATGGTGCAGAAAAATCCTTTATACTCAATTTGGGTTTAACCCAATTCTTCATTTCCAAATCAACTTCTTCACAACTTTGCAACAAAAATTGAGTGCAAAAATGTTGCACAGAGGCACTGTCTCCTTGTTCATGAATAATGAAACCTACTAGGGAGGTCAATAAGACATGCACTGCTAGTTTCCAAGATGTATTCTACGTACGTATCCATGTATAATGTGTCTTGCTATGCATTTCATATCATGGGTGTCCTCATTTCCTCAAGTAATCCACCTATCAATGCCTGAAGTCCATCAAGCACTTGTCACATTCTTTTCCTAGTTTACTAGTTTCAGTATTACATGATGATACTACGTACTCACGAGTCATGAGCACCGATGCTCGCTCTGGTTATTTCAATGGTTTCACGTTTCTGCTGCGCTTGGGTTCATACGTTCATTGTAGGATTCTGGGAAGCTTGTGGTTCATTGATTTCTAACAAGACATGGAGATATATATACATGCTTCCGATTCGTAGAAAATGTGCAGGATATGTTCTATGTAATGATGGCCAAGATGAAGAGAAGGCTTAATGCTAGCTAGCTAGACTTGAATTTGTAATTTCCTTGTTGTCTTAAACAACTCAGTGGCTTCACCTCAAAAAAATAAACAGCATTACACATATTGTCTTAAAATCTAGCACACATCGTTGACAAAATAATTTACCGATATCATTCTCACCTAAACGAAGAGAATTAAGAAGGAAAAATCAAACATTTTCCAGATACTTGCTATGTCATAGTTGGAAAAAGAAAGCATGCAGCTTCAGTCATCCTAACATTTCATGCAGCTTCTGCACAAAACCATCAATGTATGAGCTCTCAAACCCTTTATTGGAGAAGAACTCCCTCCACTTAGCATGGTTGGTCCTCACCTCCTTCCCCACCTGACTGTCCTCATCCATCACTGCTTTCACAGCTTTGCATACACCTTCCTTGGTGAACAAGCCATCTTCATCTCCTTTCTCAATTTCTACTCCCACTTTCAAATAACCGCTCATCAATCTTGCGTTAATTATATGATCTCCAATATTTGGCAGAAACACCAATTGGCACTCATTCAGTAATGCCTCGTTTATAGACCCCGAACCGCAGTGAGTTACAAAGCAACCCACAGCTGGGTGCTTCAGTATAATAGGCTGCTGGACCCAACTCCCAGAAACAACCCCCTTTCCTTTTACACGCTCTTCAAAGCCTTCTGGCAATGCTGATTCAATCGACTCAACTCCGGTTGGGGATTTTAGGGCAGCGAAGAATGGCAAACCAGTGCGCTCAAAACCCAATAGTAGTTGCTGCAGTTGTTGCTTTGTGAGAACGTATTCAGATCCAAGAGCACAGAAAATCACGGTTCTTGGTTCGAACCCTCCTAGCCATTTTTCCCATTTCTCTTCCAACCGTGAACTTGGGGGATCTGGCGTCACTAGCCCTGCAAGAATGACTGGCTTGTTCATCTGCATTTCAAAATAGTTACGAAACGGCCCTGCGAATTCTCTGCAAGTTTTGAAACAAATTGCATCACAATCGCTCAAAGAGGTCAAACAGCGTTTGACGAATGGCAACCCACTGCCATATTCCATGTTTGCCATGGCCTCGTAAGCTCGAGCTTCGTGAGCTTTTAACTTGATTGAGAATGAACTACTGAAACACAGCGAAGGGTGCGCAGGATCATCAACTACATCATCCAATGCTTTCTTTCTCGACAGGCCTAAGCTTAGCAGGTACCACACACTTGCAGGATTAATTACCCAGTAACATACTGACTTGATGTTACTGCCTAATTGACGCAACAAAGCAGGCAACCAGTGACTAAAATCGAAGAACACATAATCAGGCCTGAGTTTAAGGAGATGCTGTTCGATTTGGGGTCGAGTGAGGTCCATGGCAGTAGCAACAAGAGAGCCCAAAGAGAGAGGAACGTCGGCTGTGGTTTCAGTTCCCGGAGGGAGGCCATCGACATGAGGTACATTGAGGGGAATGAAGGTAATGAGATGAGGGTGGAGGTTATAGTGCTGCAACTTGGATTGAGTTTTGATAGGTAGAAAGAAGGAGATCTTGTGGCCTCTTTCTGCCAGTTTATTGGAGATGTGGAGGAATGCAGTCAAATGACCCATAGCAAACCATGGATACATAGCAACATGCATGGTTTGGTCACTCAGGGATACTACTGGACAAAATTTGACTCAAGCAAGAAAATAATGAAGCAGTCGCATGTATTATAAAGTTCAAAGGAGATATGATCTAAACTCTCAAGTTCAATGGAGATATGATATGTGTGGTGATGGTATGTCGACCATAAAAATCCCACCAATTCCACTGACAACTGCTCCAATTGTTGAACATGTAAAACATGTTTTGGATCAACAATTATTGTACGGAATACAGTAATTTATACTTTGACGAGTTCTTGTTCTCAGTCAAAAGTTCAACTGAATCATCTAAAGCATTCTACATCAACCAAAGGAATACAACTAAATCTTTCCCTCATCTATTTCAATTTCTATCTCCTCCAAATCAAATCCTCCTGACATGTTTTTCCTAATAACATCTAGTCCTAAACTTCTAGCTCCTAAATTCATTGTCCTAGCCCACTACTAGCAAACGCTTCGGCAGCAAATTCCAACAAAATCTAACAATTCTATGCACCACTTCCAGACCCAAAAAAAACATAGCACCACTTGCTTTCCAAGGAAAACTAGTCTTGACAGGGTTTCAAATGGGATGAGTTGCTACAACAGGATTCCAACATAATCATCAACATAATCATCGACTGAGTTGCTACCAAATGAGAGGAGAAAATAACATCGAATTAAACATCTGAGTTTCACAAATGGCAAAGATTATGTGCAACTGCTGCATGTGCCTTGTAGTTCCGTTATATAAAGAAGGAAACGAAATAATACAGCTTGCATTGAAAATGTCATATAATTGTACAGATTAACGGTTCTGACTATGACACCCTCAAATTAAAAATTGCTTCAACTTGAACATCAAAGAACTTTGGATAAGTTTGCTAACCTATATCACCCTTGAACTAAAGATTCCTATTCCTTTCCTCCTATAACAGCAGCTCAAAGCCTACTAAACATGTTTTGTTTGTTTCTTGTCTGAATGGCTATATCCAAACCTACAGAATCATATGGTTTTTAAGATGGTTTTTAAGGATATCAGACAACAGAAACCCAAACGAGACACCAGCAGTAGAAATCAGGAAGCCGACACGTACATCCAATAAATGTCGAAGGGAAACAGAATCGGTAAAGACTTAACCTACATCAAATTACCAAAACTGGAAGCTAAATACTAATACGATGATTAAGATATAAGAGGTGCTAGAGAAAAAACTGCTGCGAAATTGGCTTTAAACTAATTCTCTACTACAAAGTAACTAAAGTTCAATTTACAATGTTTGTCAACAACTGACTCCATCTGTACAGTATACACCTGAAAACTGAACCATTTTGAGACAGCTCCAATTTCTTAAGAATTCAGCTCTTGCCTAAATATATCCACAAAAAGAATCCATCTAATAGATGGTGAACTTACAAAATTAGATCTTCTTGGCGCAGTGCATACTTGTGCTGTTGAAGGACCACTGGGACTTTGGTCAGGAGTTGCAAGGTAAGAATCTAGTCTGTGGAATTCAAGGAGATACAATTACCTCGCAACTAAAAAAGAGGCCAAATGCTTGCAATAAAAGGTAGTAGGATGGTTGTACAAAGTTACCTGATTATAAAAGCTGAGTAATAATGAATAGTGCTGAAAGATAAACTAAATCCATGTTTGTGACAAAGAAACATTCGGGGTAGAAGCCTTTAGTCCTTGTTTTCCATGTATTGCAGATTTCAGCACATTGTATTGTTCAGTAACAACATTATAAAGAGCTTGTGTGTATGCCTCCTTAGCCTGCTACAGATAAGAGCCAGACTACTTAGAAACAGAAACAAAAAGTTGTCCTCTGATCAATGAAATGGAAATGCGTATCGTCAGATCACTGGCAAAGAGTCATCCTTTCAACATAATGTAAAGTACGTAAAGCATAATAACAGCAACAATGCACATCAACCAGGAAGGTGGATAGAACCGACCTCTTCTGGACTTTTACAGGAAGTAGCGATTTCAGAGAAAGGGATTTCAGGTGCCACTGATAATCCAGTACCATGGAAGGCAATCATTCTCTTTTCCCCAATTTCTTTTTCCACCTGGGAAAACATTGTGTCACAAGAGGAAAAGTAGAATTACAAGAAAAGCAGATCAGAGAAAACATACTTGGCGTGGAGGAGGCATGATGTCATGACACAATAATGCCAAGGGATATATATGCCCTGGAGCAGCAGAATGTTCAGCAAGCCTTCTTAGATTGTCCAGTGCAGAAGCATCAAAAGGTGCCTGACCAACTTATATTAGTAAGAAGTCAATTGAATCATGAAGAGAGCATGTACGTTTATGTGCACATTTTGTGTGTGTCAAGTACATAAAAAGAATCTCATGAACAAACAAAATTATATCTGCAACCAAAACTATTAACAAAGTGAAGCTTCAGCACTAGATATCTATTTTGATTCTATTTTATTTTTATATCTAAATTTTAAAGCATTATTGTACCTTCTTGGAAGCACATGCCTCTCCACCACCTCCCAAACATCATGTAACATATTACGAAGACCGATCACAAAAGTTCTTCTTGTTTAGAAAATGATTACATTGTATCACATATGCCAGCATGAACTTAAAAAAAAATAGCCCCTCTTCGATCATATAAAACAAAGTTCTCAAAAATTTTACTAAACTTTTTCTTCAGCATAATGTTTTCCATGATTTACTTAAGTTATCTCAGAAAATAATGATGGGATTGTAGCTCCAAAATATGTACAATCTATTTATGCTGCCTCTACAATATTTTAGGCATTATTTTATTATGTTCATCCAGAGAAGTCCATAGATTTAATTAATTAGTTTTACTCCTCCACATGAGATTTGCTTCAGCTGCAATTACAGCATAGAGATACAAATTTCTTATCTAGTAAAACTATAAAAGATACTTCCAAGATAAATATCATATGGAAAAAGAAACTTTTACCCAAATCAAAACTTGTATCAAAAGTCACATGACAAGAGAAAAAAGAATATATATATATATATATATACATATATAGGCACACACAATTATCATTAATCAAAATGAATATATAATAAACAACTCATTTCCCAACTTCTCATACATGCAAAGTTGAAAGAGCTTACTGGGAACCATTCGTCTGTCACAGGATCTGGCCTATCCCTTCCACCACTTGGTGCAATCCATATAATTTGTGACCCACCCCTGCACTCAAACATTTCCAGTTAGAAGGCTGCATTTAGAAAACACAGGGAGATAGATTTGAATCATTTAGAAATGAGGTTCAAGAAATGCATAATGTGTTTCAGGAACCCATAATACTGAAACAAACGGATGCATCTAGGGCAGTCAACCGATGTAAAACTACCTTTCTCACTTAAACAGTAGTGATTGGTAACATAACATATTACCCAGGACCCCATATATGATAAGAGGATACAGCTCTCCAACTCTCTTAACCACCATCAGATATCTGGGACACTTTAATATGCATTCTAACAAGTGACCTTGTATTCTACATTGATCACTGACAACTTAAAGAAGTTGCCAACCCAAAGCTAGATGGGTAGGCCATAATTATACATTTTGCCACCTACACGCATAGCAGTTGCACCGTACTTCCAAAATCCAACCGTCATATGCACAGTCTACTGATATTGAAACAGTACATCATTCCCTTTACCACTGAATGAAACTAAAGCAATTACCTGCAGCCCAAGAAACCTCACCACCGGAGGAACCTACAGATGTCTAGGCCATTCAACATTTTGTTTTTCAATGCTGACACAAATGTTTCTGTCTAGCATGAAATGAACAAGAAGTTTTCTTCTCATACTTAATACTATCCCCATCTGATAGAATCGTGATACCTAATGTATACTAGAATGATGGAGA encodes the following:
- the LOC101295816 gene encoding uncharacterized protein LOC101295816, which gives rise to MGKKEGDLWDDSALINAFDNAMTTYKKMHSKKPSQGSTMEETLVSSPGEQVIAAADESEEAKRIQGDIDDLTKDMQKTTKEMVETSNLSDLPDPNSQDYKHMQNNYSYSQGGEDYTKLLNEYYEIEEKRQKILEQLHQFGGGNYQYSGEGSGSGVQWGTVSSYEQNVVPASQPSNPAVVGSCCPYMCPCLTTSCTACPACSSDWTCAGITCTEGCLATSNGKPLSLEDGKIVKTAMGTAERALSSMKIKVTGDSSITEGKNFY
- the LOC101292713 gene encoding UDP-glycosyltransferase 79B3-like, with protein sequence MESVVDKHLSLSDQTMHVAMYPWFAMGHLTAFLHISNKLAERGHKISFFLPIKTQSKLQHYNLHPHLITFIPLNVPHVDGLPPGTETTADVPLSLGSLVATAMDLTRPQIEQHLLKLRPDYVFFDFSHWLPALLRQLGSNIKSVCYWVINPASVWYLLSLGLSRKKALDDVVDDPAHPSLCFSSSFSIKLKAHEARAYEAMANMEYGSGLPFVKRCLTSLSDCDAICFKTCREFAGPFRNYFEMQMNKPVILAGLVTPDPPSSRLEEKWEKWLGGFEPRTVIFCALGSEYVLTKQQLQQLLLGFERTGLPFFAALKSPTGVESIESALPEGFEERVKGKGVVSGSWVQQPIILKHPAVGCFVTHCGSGSINEALLNECQLVFLPNIGDHIINARLMSGYLKVGVEIEKGDEDGLFTKEGVCKAVKAVMDEDSQVGKEVRTNHAKWREFFSNKGFESSYIDGFVQKLHEMLG